In the genome of Tripterygium wilfordii isolate XIE 37 chromosome 19, ASM1340144v1, whole genome shotgun sequence, one region contains:
- the LOC119985966 gene encoding protein WHAT'S THIS FACTOR 1 homolog, chloroplastic gives MLIFSQISSKKPGFLWIVKRQKSSGGMRPKKKIYHRDHDLDRVMDLQKKPLLILQLKSIILSQKHQSLLLRDLEKEVGFVQKWNYMATIEKYPSIFFCGGGSNKAPPFVTLTEKARKIANEENEARELMEPILVKNLRKLLMMSVDCRVPLEKIEFVKYELGLPQDFKNSLIPRFPEFFSVKDVNGKAHLVLENWESSLAVTAREERLSQDGVLDSVRSRMKVWIMKDGNYLGQFAFKMCFPPSFRPNRSYLEELQRWQKMEFPSPYLNARRFEFADPKARKRVVAVLHELLSLTMEKRMTSAQLDAFCSEYMLPTRLLLCLIKHHGIFYITNKGVRSTVFLKEAYDGSKLIDKCPLLVFNDKFIALSGRRDSNLHHKMPSPQLVT, from the coding sequence ATGcttattttctctcaaatttcatcCAAGAAACCAGGCTTTTTATGGATCGTAAAGAGACAAAAATCCAGTGGAGGAATGAGACCCAAGAAGAAGATATATCACAGAGACCATGATCTTGACAGAGTAATGGACCTTCAAAAGAAGCCATTATTGATTCTACAACTCAAATCCATCATCCTATCCCAGAAGCACCAGTCTCTTCTTCTTAGGGACCTCGAAAAGGAAGTTGGGTTTGTTCAGAAATGGAACTACATGGCTACCATTGAGAAATACCCCTCAATATTCTTTTGTGGTGGTGGTAGTAATAAGGCACCCCCTTTTGTTACACTCACTGAAAAAGCCAGAAAGATTGCCAATGAGGAAAATGAAGCAAGGGAGTTAATGGAACCCATTTTGGTTAAAAATCTGAGGAAGTTGTTAATGATGTCTGTTGATTGTCGTGTACCAttagaaaaaattgaatttgTTAAATACGAATTGGGTTTGCCTCAAGACTTCAAGAATTCATTGATTCCCAGGTTCCCAGAATTCTTTTCTGTGAAAGACGTCAATGGGAAAGCTCATCTTGTGTTGGAGAATTGGGAGTCTTCACTAGCGGTCACTGCTCGTGAGGAAAGGCTGTCACAGGATGGGGTTTTGGATTCTGTTCGATCTAGAATGAAGGTTTGGATAATGAAAGACGGTAATTATTTGGGTCAATTTGCTTTTAAAATGTGTTTTCCACCTAGTTTTAGACCTAATAGGAGTTATCTTGAGGAACTTCAGAGGTGGCAGAAGATGGAATTTCCTTCTCCATACCTAAATGCAAGAAGATTCGAGTTTGCAGACCCAAAAGCACGAAAGCGTGTAGTGGCAGTGCTTCATGAACTCCTCAGTCTGACTATGGAGAAGAGGATGACATCTGCGCAACTGGATGCATTTTGCTCAGAGTATATGCTACCAACTAGATTATTGCTTTGTTTGATAAAGCATCATGGCATCTTTTACATCACTAACAAAGGTGTGAGGAGTACAGTTTTCCTTAAAGAAGCATATGATGGatcaaaattaattgataaatgTCCTTTATTAGTTTTTAATGATAAGTTTATTGCTCTTAGCGGTAGGAGAGATAGCAACTTACATCATAAGATGCCTTCTCCACAGCTTGTTACTTGA